A genomic stretch from Bradyrhizobium quebecense includes:
- a CDS encoding branched-chain amino acid ABC transporter permease → MELFANQVLAGIATGAIYACMALAVVMIYQAIDHLNFAQGEMAMFSTFVSWQLMQWGVPYWGAFVLTVAFSFAAGIVIERLLFKPLAKAPILTNVAGFIALYAIINSVAGLIWDFTIKQYPTPFGSSPFLGSQLISTHQAGMIGITLLMLLLLFFFFRFTRVGLAMRAAASLPESARLVGINTSWMIALGWGMASAIGSIAGMMIAPVVFLEPNMMLGVLIYGFAAAVLGGLTSPFGAVMGGFLVGIFENLVGTYIPGVGNELKLPIALALIIVVLVVKPAGLFGRAIVKRV, encoded by the coding sequence ATGGAGCTTTTTGCCAACCAGGTCCTGGCCGGCATCGCCACGGGCGCGATCTATGCCTGCATGGCGCTCGCGGTCGTGATGATCTACCAGGCCATCGACCATCTGAATTTCGCCCAGGGCGAAATGGCGATGTTCTCGACCTTCGTGTCCTGGCAGCTGATGCAATGGGGTGTGCCATATTGGGGCGCCTTCGTGCTCACCGTCGCGTTTTCATTTGCCGCCGGCATCGTCATCGAGCGGTTGCTGTTCAAGCCGCTGGCCAAGGCCCCGATCCTGACCAATGTCGCCGGCTTCATCGCGCTGTATGCGATCATCAACTCGGTCGCCGGCCTGATCTGGGACTTCACCATCAAGCAGTATCCGACGCCGTTCGGCTCCTCGCCGTTCCTCGGCAGCCAGCTGATCTCGACCCACCAGGCCGGCATGATCGGCATCACGCTGCTGATGCTGCTGCTGCTGTTCTTCTTCTTCCGCTTCACCCGGGTCGGCCTTGCGATGCGGGCGGCCGCCTCGCTGCCTGAATCGGCCCGCCTGGTCGGCATCAATACCTCCTGGATGATCGCGCTGGGCTGGGGCATGGCGTCCGCGATTGGCTCGATCGCCGGCATGATGATCGCGCCGGTGGTGTTCCTCGAGCCGAACATGATGCTCGGCGTGCTGATCTACGGATTTGCCGCAGCCGTGCTCGGCGGCCTGACCTCGCCGTTCGGCGCCGTGATGGGCGGCTTCCTGGTCGGCATCTTCGAGAACCTCGTCGGCACCTACATCCCCGGCGTCGGCAATGAGCTGAAACTTCCGATCGCGCTCGCGCTGATCATCGTCGTCCTGGTCGTTAAACCGGCAGGCCTGTTCGGCCGCGCCATCGTCAAGCGAGTTTGA
- a CDS encoding ABC transporter substrate-binding protein, whose protein sequence is MPAIRLRLGAFSAAVALLAATTSPSVAQKKYDIGASDSEIKIGNIMPYSGAASAYGVIGKTEEAYFRKINAEGGINGRKITFISYDDAYTPPKTVEQARKLVESDEVLLIFNSLGTPPNSAIQKYMNQKKVPQLFVATGATKWNDPREFPWTMGWQPNYQSESIIYAKYILKNKPDAKIAVLYQNDDYGKDYLKGFKDGLGAKAASMIVAEDSYEVTEPTIDSHIVRLKASGADVFFNITTPKFAAQAIKKNAELNWHPLHFLNNVSGSIGSVIKPAGFENAQDIISSQYFKDPTDPQWKTDKAMIAWNEFLDKYYPEANRADASVMYAYIVSQGLVHVLKACGDDLTRENVMKQAASIRDYEPGGLLPGVKVNTSATDFAPLSQLQLIRFKGQTWERFGDILSGDVGG, encoded by the coding sequence ATGCCTGCTATCCGTTTGCGGTTGGGGGCCTTTTCGGCTGCCGTCGCATTGCTCGCAGCGACCACGAGTCCCTCCGTCGCGCAGAAGAAATACGACATCGGTGCCTCCGACAGCGAAATCAAGATCGGCAACATCATGCCCTACAGCGGAGCGGCTTCCGCCTATGGCGTGATCGGCAAGACCGAGGAGGCCTATTTCCGCAAGATCAATGCCGAGGGTGGCATCAACGGCCGCAAGATCACCTTCATCAGCTATGACGACGCCTACACACCACCGAAGACCGTCGAGCAGGCGCGCAAGCTCGTCGAGAGCGACGAGGTGCTGCTGATCTTCAATTCGCTCGGCACGCCGCCGAACTCGGCGATCCAGAAGTACATGAACCAGAAGAAGGTGCCGCAACTGTTCGTCGCCACCGGCGCCACCAAGTGGAACGACCCGAGGGAATTTCCCTGGACGATGGGCTGGCAGCCCAACTACCAGAGCGAGTCCATCATCTACGCAAAGTACATCCTGAAGAACAAGCCGGACGCCAAGATCGCGGTGCTCTACCAGAACGACGATTACGGCAAGGACTATCTGAAGGGCTTCAAGGACGGGCTCGGCGCCAAGGCCGCATCGATGATCGTCGCCGAGGACAGCTACGAGGTGACGGAGCCGACCATCGACTCCCACATCGTCAGGCTCAAGGCTTCCGGCGCCGACGTGTTCTTCAACATCACGACGCCGAAATTCGCGGCACAGGCGATCAAGAAGAACGCCGAACTCAACTGGCATCCGCTGCATTTCCTCAACAACGTCTCCGGATCGATCGGCAGCGTGATCAAGCCCGCCGGCTTCGAGAACGCCCAGGACATCATCTCGTCGCAATATTTCAAGGACCCGACCGACCCGCAGTGGAAGACCGACAAGGCAATGATCGCCTGGAACGAGTTCCTCGATAAATACTATCCGGAAGCGAACCGCGCCGATGCCTCGGTGATGTACGCCTACATCGTCTCGCAGGGCCTGGTGCATGTGCTCAAGGCGTGCGGCGACGACCTGACCCGCGAGAACGTCATGAAGCAGGCGGCCAGCATTCGCGATTACGAACCCGGCGGCCTGTTGCCGGGTGTCAAGGTCAACACCTCGGCGACCGATTTCGCGCCGCTCTCGCAACTGCAATTGATCCGCTTCAAGGGCCAGACCTGGGAGCGCTTTGGCGACATTTTGAGCGGCGACGTCGGCGGTTAA
- a CDS encoding ABC transporter substrate-binding protein: protein MLSTVRIAAISAAIVAVAATSTAAFAQKKYDTGASDTEIKVGNIIPYSGPASAYGVIGKTEEAYFKMINDRGGINGRKVNFVSYDDAYSPPKAVEQVRKLVESDEVLLVFNPLGTPSNTAIQKYLNSKKIPQLFVATGATKWNDPKNFPWTMGWQPSYQSEAQIYAKWLMKEKPDAKVAILYQNDDFGKDYLKGTKDGFGAKAASSIIMEESYEVSEPSIDGHIVKIKAANPDVLLIYTTPKFGAQTIKKTAELGWKPLQIITNVSASVGSVMQPAGFDNAQGVLSAAYAKDGADSQWNNDPGMKKWSEFLDKYMPGADKTDGGYVYGYGAAQTLAKVLEMCGDDLTRANVMKQAASLKDFSPDTLLPGVKINTSATDFAPIAQLQMQRFKGQKWELFGDIISGDVPSE from the coding sequence ATGCTTTCTACCGTTCGGATCGCCGCGATTTCCGCGGCGATCGTCGCTGTTGCCGCGACGTCCACTGCCGCATTCGCCCAAAAGAAATACGACACCGGCGCAAGCGATACCGAGATCAAGGTCGGCAACATCATCCCCTATTCGGGACCGGCCTCCGCCTACGGCGTGATCGGCAAGACCGAAGAAGCCTACTTCAAGATGATCAACGACCGCGGCGGCATCAACGGCCGCAAGGTCAATTTCGTCAGCTATGACGACGCCTACTCGCCGCCGAAAGCGGTCGAGCAGGTGCGCAAGCTGGTCGAGAGCGACGAAGTGCTGCTGGTCTTCAACCCGCTCGGCACGCCGTCCAACACCGCGATCCAGAAATACCTGAATTCCAAGAAGATCCCGCAGCTGTTCGTCGCCACCGGCGCCACCAAGTGGAACGATCCGAAGAACTTCCCGTGGACCATGGGCTGGCAGCCGAGCTACCAGAGCGAAGCGCAGATCTATGCCAAGTGGCTGATGAAGGAGAAGCCCGACGCCAAGGTCGCGATTCTCTATCAGAACGACGACTTCGGCAAAGACTACCTCAAAGGCACCAAGGACGGTTTCGGCGCCAAGGCGGCCTCCAGCATCATCATGGAGGAGAGCTATGAGGTGTCCGAGCCGTCGATCGACGGCCACATCGTCAAGATCAAGGCCGCCAATCCCGACGTGCTGCTGATCTACACCACGCCGAAGTTCGGCGCGCAGACCATCAAGAAGACCGCCGAGCTCGGCTGGAAGCCGCTGCAGATCATCACCAACGTGTCGGCCTCGGTCGGCAGCGTGATGCAGCCGGCCGGCTTCGACAACGCCCAGGGCGTGCTGTCGGCGGCCTATGCCAAGGACGGCGCCGACTCGCAGTGGAACAACGACCCCGGCATGAAGAAGTGGTCCGAGTTTCTCGACAAGTACATGCCGGGCGCCGACAAGACCGACGGCGGCTATGTCTACGGCTATGGCGCCGCGCAGACGCTCGCCAAGGTGCTGGAAATGTGCGGCGACGACCTCACCCGCGCCAACGTCATGAAGCAGGCGGCGAGCCTGAAGGACTTTTCGCCGGATACCCTGCTGCCCGGCGTCAAGATCAACACCTCCGCCACCGACTTCGCCCCGATCGCCCAGCTGCAGATGCAGCGCTTCAAGGGTCAGAAGTGGGAACTGTTCGGTGACATCATTTCCGGCGACGTCCCCTCTGAGTGA
- a CDS encoding 3-hydroxyacyl-CoA dehydrogenase NAD-binding domain-containing protein: MSEVVKLERHDNIAVVTVNSPPVNALSAAVRGGIFDCVKSAIDDAQVQGIVLTCAGRTFIAGADITEFGKPPKPPGLAEVLSLMESSPKPIVAAIHGTALGGGLEVALACHYRVATKDAKLGLPEVKLGLLPGAGGTQRLPRAVGPELAVKMIVGGDPIGADAALKAGLIDEIVEGPASGGEAFARKVVAEKRPLRKLRDDDSKLAAAKADRSIFTNAVAALTKKSRGLEAPFAAADAVGAAIDLPFDEGLKKEREGFLKLMNGDQSKAQRYAFFAEREAAKISGVPEGTKGRNVARVAILGAGTMGGGIAMSFANAGIPVTLIETGEEQLKRGMGIMQKNYEATAARGGIPADAPAKRMALINGVVGIENIGDADLVIEAVFETMAVKKEVFGKLDQYAKPGAVLASNTSYLNIDEIAKATKRPQDVLGMHFFSPANVMKLCEIVRADKTAPDALVTAVSIARKIAKVPAVVGVCDGFVGNRMLAQRGKQSEKLLFEGALPQQVDAVVTKFGMPMGPFAMGDLAGLDIGWRSRKDRGIKSEIADALCEAGRFGQKTGKGYYKYEQGSRAALPDPEVEKLIDETLARLGRKKRVVSDDEILERMMYPMINEGAKILAEGIAARPSDIDVVWLYGYGWPIYRGGPMFWADTVGLKHIADRLAFYAKETNDPSLEPAPLLKKLADEGKTFASLAAASKAA; the protein is encoded by the coding sequence GTGAGTGAAGTCGTCAAGCTCGAACGTCATGACAACATTGCCGTCGTCACGGTTAACAGTCCGCCCGTGAACGCGCTGAGCGCTGCCGTGCGCGGCGGCATCTTCGATTGCGTCAAGAGCGCCATCGATGACGCGCAGGTCCAGGGTATCGTGCTGACCTGCGCCGGCCGCACCTTCATCGCCGGCGCCGACATCACCGAATTCGGCAAGCCGCCGAAGCCGCCCGGCCTCGCCGAAGTGCTGAGCCTGATGGAGAGCTCGCCGAAGCCGATCGTTGCCGCGATCCACGGCACCGCGCTCGGCGGTGGCCTCGAGGTTGCGCTGGCCTGCCACTATCGCGTCGCCACCAAGGACGCCAAGCTCGGTCTGCCCGAGGTGAAGCTCGGCCTGCTGCCGGGCGCCGGCGGCACCCAGCGCCTGCCGCGCGCGGTCGGTCCCGAGCTCGCGGTCAAGATGATCGTCGGCGGTGATCCGATCGGCGCGGATGCCGCGCTGAAGGCCGGCCTGATCGACGAGATCGTCGAGGGTCCGGCGTCGGGCGGTGAGGCATTTGCGCGCAAGGTGGTCGCCGAGAAGCGTCCGCTACGCAAGCTGCGCGATGACGACAGCAAGCTCGCCGCGGCCAAGGCCGACCGTTCGATCTTCACCAATGCGGTCGCCGCGCTGACCAAGAAGTCGCGCGGCCTCGAGGCGCCGTTCGCCGCTGCCGACGCCGTCGGTGCCGCGATCGACCTGCCGTTCGATGAGGGCCTGAAGAAGGAGCGCGAGGGCTTCCTCAAGCTGATGAACGGCGACCAGTCCAAGGCGCAGCGCTACGCGTTCTTCGCCGAGCGCGAAGCCGCCAAGATCTCCGGCGTCCCCGAGGGCACCAAGGGCCGCAACGTGGCGCGCGTCGCCATCCTCGGCGCCGGCACCATGGGCGGCGGCATCGCGATGTCGTTCGCCAATGCCGGCATCCCGGTCACCCTGATCGAGACCGGCGAGGAGCAGCTCAAGCGCGGCATGGGCATCATGCAGAAGAACTACGAGGCGACCGCCGCGCGCGGTGGCATCCCGGCGGACGCGCCCGCCAAGCGCATGGCGCTGATCAACGGCGTCGTCGGCATCGAGAACATCGGTGACGCCGATCTGGTGATCGAGGCGGTGTTCGAGACCATGGCGGTCAAGAAGGAAGTGTTCGGCAAGCTCGATCAGTACGCCAAGCCGGGCGCGGTGCTGGCCTCCAACACCTCCTACCTCAACATCGACGAGATCGCGAAGGCGACCAAGCGTCCGCAGGACGTGCTCGGCATGCACTTCTTCTCGCCGGCCAACGTCATGAAGCTGTGCGAGATCGTGCGCGCCGACAAGACCGCGCCGGATGCGCTGGTCACCGCCGTCTCGATCGCGCGCAAGATCGCCAAGGTGCCGGCGGTGGTCGGTGTCTGCGACGGCTTCGTCGGCAACCGCATGCTGGCGCAGCGCGGCAAGCAGTCCGAGAAGCTGCTGTTCGAAGGCGCGCTGCCGCAGCAGGTCGACGCTGTTGTCACCAAGTTCGGCATGCCGATGGGCCCGTTCGCGATGGGCGATCTCGCCGGTCTCGATATCGGCTGGCGCTCGCGCAAGGATCGCGGCATCAAGTCGGAGATCGCGGACGCGCTGTGCGAAGCCGGTCGCTTCGGCCAGAAGACCGGCAAGGGCTACTACAAGTATGAGCAGGGCTCGCGCGCGGCGCTGCCCGATCCGGAGGTCGAGAAGCTGATCGACGAGACGCTGGCGCGCCTCGGCCGCAAGAAGCGCGTCGTCAGCGACGACGAGATCCTCGAGCGCATGATGTACCCGATGATCAACGAAGGCGCGAAGATCCTCGCCGAGGGTATCGCGGCGCGTCCGTCTGACATCGACGTGGTCTGGCTCTATGGCTATGGCTGGCCGATCTATCGCGGCGGCCCGATGTTCTGGGCCGACACCGTGGGCCTCAAGCACATCGCCGATCGCCTGGCCTTCTACGCCAAGGAGACCAACGATCCTTCGCTCGAGCCCGCGCCGCTGCTGAAGAAGCTCGCGGACGAAGGCAAGACCTTCGCCTCGCTCGCCGCCGCGTCGAAGGCGGCGTGA
- a CDS encoding IclR family transcriptional regulator — protein sequence MKRASKKAATDRNFVVALSRGLDVLRAFQPNDGLLGNQEIAARTKLPKPTISRLTYTLTKLGYLTPVPKFEKYQLAPSAMALGYAALANLGVRHLSEPYREEVMRATGGAVAVGGRDRHSMIYFGQSRNGLALGVQLDVGSRVPIATTAMGRAYIWALPPEERAALLRELRDHYGSRWAKIRDGIERSGETVAKHGFTLSTGDWQNDVAAAGVALKLNDGTGPYAFNCGAPAFRFTEDRLLNDIGPRLVAMVRNIEQALGGMAPQSKKEQSKKSRVGGKVARLAEGIR from the coding sequence ATGAAGCGCGCCAGCAAGAAAGCAGCGACCGATCGCAATTTCGTCGTCGCGCTTTCCCGCGGACTGGATGTCCTGCGTGCATTTCAACCCAATGACGGGCTGCTCGGCAATCAGGAGATTGCAGCCCGCACCAAGTTACCGAAGCCAACCATTTCCCGGCTGACCTACACGCTGACCAAGCTGGGATACCTTACACCTGTACCAAAATTCGAAAAGTATCAGCTCGCGCCGTCGGCGATGGCGCTCGGCTACGCCGCGCTCGCCAATCTCGGCGTTCGGCATTTGTCCGAGCCGTATCGAGAAGAAGTGATGCGCGCGACCGGCGGCGCAGTTGCTGTCGGCGGCCGCGACCGTCACAGCATGATCTATTTCGGCCAGAGCCGGAACGGCCTGGCGCTCGGCGTGCAGCTCGACGTCGGCTCGCGGGTACCGATCGCGACCACCGCGATGGGCCGTGCCTATATTTGGGCATTGCCACCCGAAGAACGTGCGGCTCTACTACGCGAGCTGCGGGATCACTATGGCAGCCGCTGGGCCAAGATCCGCGACGGCATCGAGCGCTCCGGCGAGACGGTGGCGAAGCACGGCTTCACCCTGTCCACCGGCGACTGGCAGAACGACGTCGCCGCAGCCGGCGTTGCATTGAAATTGAACGACGGAACCGGTCCTTACGCCTTCAATTGCGGCGCGCCGGCATTCCGCTTCACGGAAGATAGATTACTCAACGACATTGGACCTCGCCTTGTCGCGATGGTAAGGAACATCGAGCAGGCGCTCGGTGGAATGGCGCCGCAATCCAAAAAAGAACAAAGCAAAAAGTCTAGAGTAGGAGGGAAAGTTGCACGTTTGGCCGAGGGGATCAGATAG
- a CDS encoding ABC transporter ATP-binding protein, producing the protein MTAMLNVKDLRAYYGQVQALHGLSFSLNEGSLTTLLGANGAGKTTTLRAICNMVRSTGAIEFEGKPIGTRSTENVVRLGIAHVPQGRGTFTNMTVEENLQLGAISRSDKNAIGSDIERMYEHFPVLKQRYTQQAGTLSGGEQQMLAVARALMLRPRLMLLDEPSFGLAPLIVRDLFRILGKINREEKVTILVVEQNAQLALELADQAYVIETGRIVMSGNAKDIANNEDVRKSYLGY; encoded by the coding sequence ATGACAGCGATGCTCAACGTCAAGGACTTGCGCGCCTATTACGGTCAGGTCCAGGCCCTGCATGGCCTCAGTTTCTCGCTCAACGAGGGTTCGTTGACCACCCTGCTCGGCGCCAACGGCGCCGGCAAGACCACCACGCTGCGGGCGATCTGCAACATGGTGCGCTCGACCGGCGCGATCGAGTTCGAGGGCAAGCCGATCGGCACCCGTTCCACCGAGAACGTGGTCCGCCTCGGCATCGCCCATGTGCCGCAGGGCCGCGGCACCTTCACCAACATGACGGTGGAGGAAAACCTGCAGCTCGGGGCCATCAGCCGTTCCGACAAGAACGCCATCGGCTCCGATATCGAGCGGATGTACGAGCATTTCCCGGTGCTGAAGCAGCGCTACACCCAGCAGGCCGGCACGCTGTCGGGCGGCGAGCAGCAGATGCTCGCGGTGGCGCGCGCGCTGATGCTGCGGCCGCGCCTGATGCTGCTCGACGAGCCGTCATTCGGCCTCGCGCCGCTGATCGTGCGCGACCTGTTCCGCATCCTCGGCAAGATCAATCGCGAGGAAAAGGTGACCATCCTGGTGGTCGAGCAGAACGCGCAGCTCGCGCTCGAGCTCGCCGACCAGGCCTATGTGATCGAAACCGGACGGATCGTGATGTCGGGCAATGCCAAGGACATCGCGAACAACGAAGACGTCCGCAAATCCTATCTCGGCTACTGA
- a CDS encoding branched-chain amino acid ABC transporter permease, translating into MSAAEDIVTEAPAVEAVPKRAMTLGYGTSLVVLAALILIPLFVKNFIIFQMTMLLIYALAVMALNILTGGSGQFSLGQSAFYAVGAYTSAILMEHAGMNYALTLPVAGIVCFGFGFLFGQPALRLSGVYLALATFALATAMPQLLKLGYFEHWTGGVQGLVVTKPDAPFGLPMSQDMWLYYFTLAVGIAIYIASVNLLRSRSGRAFMAIRDNEIAASAMGVDVALYKTLAFGVSAGITGVAGGLGAIAVQFVAPDGYTIQLAISLFLGMVVGGVGWLPGSIVGSAFIIFVPNIAEGISKGLSGAVFGVLLFLVIFLVPHGARQVAIVAQQLAAKLKKN; encoded by the coding sequence ATGAGCGCCGCTGAAGACATCGTCACAGAAGCCCCCGCCGTCGAGGCTGTGCCCAAGCGTGCCATGACGCTGGGCTACGGCACCTCGCTCGTCGTGCTTGCCGCGCTGATCCTGATCCCGCTGTTCGTGAAGAACTTCATCATCTTCCAGATGACGATGCTTCTGATCTACGCGCTTGCGGTGATGGCGCTCAACATCCTGACCGGCGGAAGCGGCCAGTTCTCGCTCGGCCAGAGCGCGTTCTACGCCGTCGGCGCCTATACGTCGGCGATCCTGATGGAGCATGCGGGCATGAACTATGCCCTGACGCTGCCGGTCGCCGGCATCGTCTGCTTCGGCTTCGGCTTCCTGTTCGGCCAGCCGGCGCTGCGGCTATCCGGCGTCTATCTGGCGCTCGCGACCTTCGCGCTCGCCACCGCAATGCCGCAGTTGCTCAAGCTCGGCTATTTCGAGCACTGGACCGGCGGCGTGCAGGGCCTCGTCGTCACCAAGCCGGATGCCCCGTTCGGGCTGCCGATGTCGCAGGATATGTGGCTTTATTACTTCACCCTGGCGGTCGGGATCGCGATCTACATCGCCTCGGTAAACCTGTTGCGCTCGCGCTCCGGCCGCGCCTTCATGGCGATCCGCGACAACGAGATCGCGGCCTCCGCGATGGGCGTCGACGTCGCGCTGTACAAGACGCTGGCGTTCGGCGTCTCGGCCGGCATCACCGGCGTTGCCGGCGGTCTCGGCGCTATCGCGGTGCAGTTCGTGGCGCCTGACGGCTACACCATCCAGCTCGCGATCTCGCTGTTCCTCGGCATGGTGGTCGGCGGTGTCGGCTGGCTGCCGGGCTCGATCGTAGGCTCCGCCTTCATCATCTTCGTGCCGAACATCGCCGAAGGCATCTCGAAGGGCCTTTCGGGTGCGGTGTTCGGCGTGCTGCTGTTCCTCGTCATCTTCCTCGTGCCGCACGGCGCCAGGCAGGTTGCGATCGTTGCCCAGCAACTGGCCGCAAAGCTCAAGAAGAACTAA
- a CDS encoding ABC transporter substrate-binding protein, translated as MTAARPSLTALLSALAVLLASCNVALAQKKYDTGASDTEIKIGNIMPYSGPASAYGVIGRTEAAYFKMINQAGGIHRRKITFISYDDGYSPPKTVEQARKLVEDDEVLLLFGSVGTAGNAAIRKYMNEKQVPQLFIASGASKWNDPKNYPWTMGWQPSYQDEARVYAKYIMKHKADAKVAVLYQNDDFGKDYLKGLKDAFGDKASMIVAEEAYETSEPAIDNHIVKLKAAGADTFISITSPKFAAQAIKKAAEIAWTPLQFVANVSASVGGVMQPAGFENSQGILSASYLKDGADPQWDKDPGMERFLAFLKKDYPDANKLDGATSFGYAAAQTMVQVLEMCGDDLTRANIMKQAASLKDYVPGTLLPGISINTSATDFAPIKQLQLMRFKGEKWELFGDIISSGLSN; from the coding sequence ATGACTGCCGCACGTCCGTCCCTGACGGCGCTCTTGTCCGCATTGGCTGTGCTCCTGGCGAGCTGCAATGTCGCGCTGGCGCAGAAGAAGTACGACACCGGGGCCAGCGACACCGAGATCAAGATCGGCAACATCATGCCCTACAGCGGTCCCGCCTCAGCCTATGGGGTGATCGGCAGGACCGAGGCGGCCTACTTCAAGATGATCAACCAGGCCGGCGGCATCCACCGCCGCAAGATCACCTTCATCTCCTACGACGACGGCTACTCGCCGCCCAAGACGGTGGAACAGGCGCGCAAGCTGGTCGAGGACGACGAGGTGCTGCTGCTGTTCGGCTCGGTCGGCACCGCAGGCAACGCTGCGATCCGGAAATACATGAACGAGAAGCAGGTGCCGCAGCTGTTCATCGCCTCCGGCGCCTCCAAGTGGAACGACCCCAAGAACTATCCCTGGACCATGGGCTGGCAGCCGTCCTACCAGGACGAGGCGCGGGTCTACGCAAAATACATCATGAAGCACAAGGCAGACGCCAAGGTTGCCGTGCTTTACCAGAACGACGATTTCGGCAAGGACTACCTCAAGGGCCTGAAGGACGCCTTCGGCGACAAGGCCTCGATGATCGTCGCCGAAGAGGCTTACGAGACGTCGGAGCCTGCGATCGACAATCACATCGTCAAGCTGAAAGCCGCTGGCGCCGACACCTTCATCAGCATCACGTCACCGAAATTCGCGGCGCAGGCAATCAAGAAGGCGGCCGAAATCGCGTGGACGCCCTTGCAGTTCGTCGCCAATGTCTCAGCCTCGGTCGGCGGCGTCATGCAGCCGGCCGGCTTCGAGAATTCGCAGGGCATCCTGTCGGCGTCCTATCTCAAGGACGGCGCCGATCCGCAATGGGACAAGGATCCCGGCATGGAGAGATTCCTTGCCTTCCTCAAGAAGGATTATCCCGACGCCAACAAGCTCGACGGCGCCACCTCCTTCGGCTACGCCGCCGCACAGACCATGGTGCAGGTGCTGGAGATGTGCGGTGACGACCTCACCCGCGCCAACATCATGAAGCAGGCCGCGAGCCTGAAGGATTATGTCCCCGGCACGCTGCTGCCGGGCATCAGCATCAACACCTCGGCCACCGACTTCGCGCCGATCAAGCAGTTGCAGCTGATGCGCTTCAAGGGCGAGAAGTGGGAGCTGTTCGGCGACATCATCTCGAGCGGACTCAGCAACTAG
- a CDS encoding ABC transporter ATP-binding protein — protein sequence MTQAQLAQGNDPLLAVRDVSVVFGGIIALNGVSFDMRHGQILGLIGPNGAGKTTLFNCLSRLYQPSSGDILMEGKSILSRPPHRIAEIGIGRTFQNVALFPNLSVIDNVRVGAHARTSSDIVSDSLRLAWVRRGESDMNKKVHDILGYLDLEDVAHTVVSGLPFGTQKRVELARALAADPKILLLDEPAGGLNHEEVYVLGDLIRKIRDDRKITVLLVEHHMGLVMSIADHVVALNFGRKLAEGTPAQVQADPDVIKAYLGSKDQ from the coding sequence ATGACGCAGGCACAGCTCGCGCAGGGGAATGATCCCCTGCTCGCGGTTCGCGACGTCAGCGTCGTGTTCGGCGGCATCATCGCACTGAATGGCGTGTCGTTCGACATGCGCCATGGGCAGATCCTCGGCCTGATCGGACCGAACGGCGCCGGCAAGACGACCCTGTTCAATTGCCTGTCGCGGCTCTACCAGCCCTCGTCCGGCGATATCCTGATGGAAGGCAAGAGCATCCTGTCGCGGCCGCCGCACCGGATCGCCGAGATCGGCATCGGCCGCACGTTCCAGAACGTCGCGCTGTTCCCCAATCTGTCCGTGATCGACAATGTGCGCGTCGGCGCGCATGCCCGCACCTCGAGCGACATCGTCAGCGACTCGCTGCGCCTCGCCTGGGTCCGCCGCGGCGAGAGCGACATGAACAAGAAGGTGCACGACATCCTCGGCTATCTCGATCTCGAGGACGTCGCCCACACCGTGGTCTCGGGACTTCCGTTCGGCACCCAGAAGCGCGTCGAACTGGCACGCGCCCTGGCGGCGGATCCGAAGATCCTGCTGCTCGACGAGCCGGCCGGCGGCCTCAATCACGAGGAAGTCTACGTGCTCGGCGACCTGATCCGCAAAATCCGCGATGACCGTAAAATTACGGTGTTGCTGGTCGAGCATCACATGGGTCTCGTGATGTCGATCGCCGACCACGTCGTCGCGCTCAATTTCGGCCGCAAGCTGGCCGAAGGCACGCCGGCCCAGGTCCAGGCCGACCCCGACGTCATCAAGGCCTATCTGGGGAGCAAGGACCAATGA